The proteins below are encoded in one region of Belonocnema kinseyi isolate 2016_QV_RU_SX_M_011 chromosome 5, B_treatae_v1, whole genome shotgun sequence:
- the LOC117173366 gene encoding uncharacterized protein LOC117173366 isoform X1, with translation MSFIKFEFDDEIHNELKDNYKIVDVKSIKMDELEENLTGEENYEEGADAFMKSDSQDEQLDEGTVEYLDLDMEAIQEAEEYQPVPILNSQKKQKRSKDKSPSQSSLLKNIQKTNYDTQGELKLRPKYRPIRPKPYQSPPKANKLQSLPSIVNFNPAPGFIVAAPTVVRKETKGQETFVTSPAKGMNYSKVTNGVNVVGKTNTGSLATKSDLRNGKLQNRTPKNSVELFFESMAKTVLNLPTQVQAEIKMEICKVISMAEIKYLSGVHSKSGKKG, from the coding sequence ATTTGATGACGAAATCCATAACGAGTTGAAAGATAATTATAAAATCGTAGACGTAAAATCCATTAAGATGGACGAACTCGAAGAGAACCTGACTGGCGAAGAAAACTACGAAGAAGGCGCTGATGCTTTCATGAAGTCCGACTCCCAGGATGAACAACTTGACGAAGGGACGGTTGAGTACCTCGATCTCGACATGGAAGCGATCCAGGAAGCCGAGGAGTATCAACCAGTGCCAATCCTCAATTCCCAAAAGAAACAAAAACGCTCCAAAGATAAATCACCTTCACAGTCTTCTCtcctaaaaaatatacaaaaaacaaatTACGATACCCAGGGCGAACTCAAGTTACGTCCCAAATATCGACCCATCAGACCCAAACCCTACCAGAGTCCCCCCAAAGCGAACAAATTACAAAGTCTGCCATCCATCGTGAACTTCAATCCGGCCCCCGGATTTATCGTTGCGGCCCCCACTGTTGTCCGGAAGGAAACTAAAGGACAGGAAACTTTTGTCACGAGTCCCGCGAAGGGAATGAACTATTCCAAAGTGACGAATGGCGTGAATGTAGTTGGCAAAACCAACACCGGAAGTTTGGCGACGAAGAGCGACTTGCGAAATGGAAAATTACAAAATCGGACGCCGAAGAACAGTGTGGAACTATTTTTTGAGAGCATGGCGAAAACTGTTCTCAATTTGCCGACCCAAGTTCAAGCGGAAATTAAAATGGAGATTTGTAAAGTGATCTCAATGGCCGAAATCAAATACTTGTCGGGGGTTCATTCGAAAAGTGGGAAAAAGGGCTGA
- the LOC117173366 gene encoding uncharacterized protein LOC117173366 isoform X2 encodes MDELEENLTGEENYEEGADAFMKSDSQDEQLDEGTVEYLDLDMEAIQEAEEYQPVPILNSQKKQKRSKDKSPSQSSLLKNIQKTNYDTQGELKLRPKYRPIRPKPYQSPPKANKLQSLPSIVNFNPAPGFIVAAPTVVRKETKGQETFVTSPAKGMNYSKVTNGVNVVGKTNTGSLATKSDLRNGKLQNRTPKNSVELFFESMAKTVLNLPTQVQAEIKMEICKVISMAEIKYLSGVHSKSGKKG; translated from the coding sequence ATGGACGAACTCGAAGAGAACCTGACTGGCGAAGAAAACTACGAAGAAGGCGCTGATGCTTTCATGAAGTCCGACTCCCAGGATGAACAACTTGACGAAGGGACGGTTGAGTACCTCGATCTCGACATGGAAGCGATCCAGGAAGCCGAGGAGTATCAACCAGTGCCAATCCTCAATTCCCAAAAGAAACAAAAACGCTCCAAAGATAAATCACCTTCACAGTCTTCTCtcctaaaaaatatacaaaaaacaaatTACGATACCCAGGGCGAACTCAAGTTACGTCCCAAATATCGACCCATCAGACCCAAACCCTACCAGAGTCCCCCCAAAGCGAACAAATTACAAAGTCTGCCATCCATCGTGAACTTCAATCCGGCCCCCGGATTTATCGTTGCGGCCCCCACTGTTGTCCGGAAGGAAACTAAAGGACAGGAAACTTTTGTCACGAGTCCCGCGAAGGGAATGAACTATTCCAAAGTGACGAATGGCGTGAATGTAGTTGGCAAAACCAACACCGGAAGTTTGGCGACGAAGAGCGACTTGCGAAATGGAAAATTACAAAATCGGACGCCGAAGAACAGTGTGGAACTATTTTTTGAGAGCATGGCGAAAACTGTTCTCAATTTGCCGACCCAAGTTCAAGCGGAAATTAAAATGGAGATTTGTAAAGTGATCTCAATGGCCGAAATCAAATACTTGTCGGGGGTTCATTCGAAAAGTGGGAAAAAGGGCTGA
- the LOC117173938 gene encoding acanthoscurrin-2-like, translating to MRFFYIFVVAALFAVAYAVAEESVSEDINPEKSEISHVREKRHILRKKLLIVGGALLAKKVIAAKVIGAGVLGAGALGAAGLVGAKLYHAKQGSLGGGYGGAHGGGHGGYQSAPSVVHNHYAAPNSVYGSSGPGWASGSASAGYGSSGSSTSYGAPGWSG from the exons ATGCGTTTCTTCTATATATTCGTTGTAGCAGCTCTCTTCGCTGTGGCGTATGCCGTAGCAGAGGAATCAGTATCGGAAGACATTAATCCAGAGAAATCAGAAATTTCTCATGTTCGTGAAAAACGACATATTTTGAGAAAGAAACTCCTAATCGTTGGAGGTGCATTGCTTGCAAAAAAAGTTATAGCAGCGAAAGTAATAGGTGCAGGAGTCTTAGGTGCAGGAGCCTTAGGAGCAGCAGGTCTCGTAGGTGCTAAACTTTATCACGCTAAACA gggTAGTCTTGGCGGAGGCTACGGTGGTGCCCATGGTGGAGGCCACGGAGGTTATCAAAGTGCCCCTTCTGTAGTCCATAACCATTATGCAGCACCAAATTCCGTTTATGGATCTTCTGGTCCTGGTTGGGCCTCTGGTTCTGCTTCAGCCGGATATGGCTCATCCGGTTCATCGACCAGTTATGGAGCACCTGGATGGTCTGggtaa
- the LOC117172382 gene encoding uncharacterized protein LOC117172382 isoform X2: MLWKWRVGQITIMAQTRILLTFEIAAIQVAQIWNFQCSATLKHQAAKKPSPKTP, translated from the exons ATGCTGTGGAAGTGGCGTGTGGGCCAAATAACTATCATGGCACAGACACGGATTCTTCTGACGTTCGAGATTGCTGCGATCCAGGTTGCTCAGATTTGGAACTTTCAGTGTTCTGCAA CCCTAAAACATCAAGCAGCAAAGAAGCCGAGTCCTAAGACGCCCTGA